A stretch of Enterobacter cloacae complex sp. ECNIH7 DNA encodes these proteins:
- the sad gene encoding succinate-semialdehyde dehydrogenase, translating into MKYSSATHALSVNPATGETLGAFAWATPEEVERAIYQSDAGYRQWRRESVSHRAQKLRDLGAALRNRAEEMAQTISREMGKPILQARAEVAKSAGLCDWYAEHGPAMLRAESTLVENHNAVIEYRPLGPILAVMPWNFPLWQVLRGAVPILLAGNSYLLKHAPNVLGSADLIGQIFADAGFPEGVFGWVNATNDGVSQAINDRRIAAVTVTGSVRAGAAIGAQAGAALKKCVLELGGSDPFIVLNDADLDLAVKAAVAGRFQNTGQVCAAAKRFIVEEGIADTFTRRFVDAVAALKMGTPEEEENYLGPMARFDLRDELHQQVQATLAEGATLLLGGEKISGEGNYYAPTVLTNVTPSMTAFRQELFGPVAAVTVATDAEHALTLANDSDFGLSATVFTADAALADKFSRELECGGVFINGFSASDARVAFGGVKKSGFGRELSHFGLHEFCNVQTVWKDRV; encoded by the coding sequence ATGAAATATTCATCTGCTACACATGCCCTGTCCGTTAACCCGGCAACGGGGGAAACCCTCGGTGCCTTCGCCTGGGCGACGCCGGAAGAGGTTGAACGCGCGATTTATCAGTCAGACGCGGGGTATCGCCAGTGGCGACGCGAAAGCGTGTCCCATCGGGCGCAGAAGCTGCGGGATCTCGGCGCCGCGCTGCGAAATCGCGCGGAAGAGATGGCGCAGACCATCTCCCGTGAAATGGGGAAACCCATCCTGCAGGCGCGGGCGGAAGTGGCAAAATCCGCCGGTCTGTGCGACTGGTATGCCGAGCATGGCCCGGCGATGCTGCGTGCGGAATCCACGCTGGTGGAAAACCACAACGCTGTTATTGAATACCGTCCGCTGGGGCCGATTCTCGCGGTAATGCCCTGGAACTTCCCGCTCTGGCAGGTGCTGCGCGGCGCGGTGCCGATCCTGCTGGCAGGTAACAGCTATCTGCTTAAGCATGCGCCAAACGTGCTCGGCTCTGCGGATCTTATTGGGCAGATCTTTGCGGATGCCGGTTTCCCTGAAGGTGTATTCGGCTGGGTGAACGCCACCAATGACGGCGTAAGCCAGGCGATTAACGATCGCCGTATTGCGGCGGTGACCGTCACCGGCAGCGTGCGTGCCGGTGCGGCCATTGGCGCGCAGGCAGGAGCCGCGCTGAAAAAATGCGTTCTTGAGCTGGGCGGTTCCGACCCGTTTATCGTTCTCAACGATGCCGACCTGGATCTTGCCGTAAAGGCGGCGGTGGCGGGGCGCTTCCAGAATACCGGGCAGGTGTGCGCGGCGGCCAAACGCTTCATTGTGGAAGAAGGGATTGCGGATACCTTTACCCGCCGCTTCGTCGACGCCGTCGCCGCGTTAAAGATGGGCACGCCGGAAGAAGAAGAGAACTACCTGGGCCCGATGGCGCGTTTTGACCTGCGCGATGAGCTGCATCAGCAGGTGCAGGCCACCCTGGCCGAAGGGGCAACGCTGCTGCTGGGCGGAGAGAAAATCAGCGGAGAGGGCAATTACTACGCGCCAACCGTGCTGACCAACGTCACCCCGTCGATGACGGCGTTCCGCCAGGAACTGTTTGGTCCGGTCGCGGCCGTTACGGTAGCAACAGACGCGGAGCACGCCCTTACGCTTGCCAACGACAGCGACTTTGGCCTGTCCGCTACCGTCTTCACCGCTGACGCAGCGCTGGCGGATAAATTCTCCCGCGAACTGGAGTGCGGCGGGGTGTTTATCAACGGCTTTAGCGCCAGCGACGCGCGCGTGGCCTTCGGCGGCGTGAAGAAAAGCGGCTTTGGTCGCGAGCTTTCCCACTTTGGGCTGCACGAGTTCTGCAACGTTCAGACGGTCTGGAAGGATCGCGTGTAA
- a CDS encoding methyl-accepting chemotaxis protein, giving the protein MNLTQIFRRIAQRLTPRHFGLLTGIFCIIGLFSALQLSSSFLLNASLNDAQRNEQQNLLAWQQQSKLDLARVSLLAASDLLNRSGVWFMQDKETGSDGSWHSLMDDAQKALAVSQQAWKAWLALNPPKDDALVNSYQLFYGAINEQAEGLIKTNTIDAFFAVPAQAFQSDFNDNYARYQQASEKQAMQGRQSLMAQLSGLQTLFLFAPVLLLAIAAVVWFGMSRWVITPLRRLIAHINRLAAGDLSGTPPNVMRFNREIGQLSDSIATMQHGLQQLVTQVSHATATMVENIDTLAQGNQKLYQQSARQAKELEDVTAHIAALESHVEGNTGYARLASSRADEARQAAVGGDRMMSTVNASMQAIVDRSSEMRGIVAMIDSVAFQTNILALNAAIEAAHAGNQGRGFAVVAREVGLLARKSSHSTQTIQELINRSLQGIEDGSRAVNLMEENLQQVTGLVGNLSSLLNEISTATLSQGDSIHRMTRQLQALNQVSRQTDLLVSDASDASERLQKQSDLLLQAVSRFRLSA; this is encoded by the coding sequence ATGAACCTAACGCAAATTTTTCGCCGTATTGCGCAGCGTCTCACCCCTCGTCACTTTGGCCTGCTGACGGGTATCTTTTGCATTATTGGCCTTTTCTCCGCGCTGCAGCTCTCCTCCTCATTCCTGCTTAACGCTTCCCTGAACGACGCCCAGCGCAACGAGCAGCAAAACCTTCTCGCCTGGCAGCAGCAGAGCAAGCTGGATCTGGCCCGTGTTTCCCTGCTGGCGGCAAGCGACCTGCTTAACCGGTCCGGCGTCTGGTTTATGCAGGATAAAGAGACCGGCTCCGACGGAAGCTGGCACAGCCTGATGGACGATGCGCAAAAGGCGCTGGCGGTTTCTCAGCAGGCGTGGAAGGCCTGGCTGGCGCTGAATCCGCCGAAAGACGACGCCCTGGTGAACAGCTATCAGCTTTTTTACGGCGCGATCAACGAGCAGGCTGAAGGTTTGATTAAGACCAACACCATCGACGCGTTTTTTGCCGTACCGGCTCAGGCGTTTCAGTCTGATTTTAACGACAACTATGCGCGCTATCAGCAGGCAAGCGAGAAGCAGGCCATGCAGGGGCGTCAGAGCTTAATGGCGCAGCTCTCCGGCCTGCAAACGTTGTTCCTGTTTGCGCCGGTGCTGTTGCTTGCCATCGCGGCTGTCGTCTGGTTCGGCATGTCCAGATGGGTGATTACGCCGCTGCGTCGGTTGATAGCGCATATTAACCGGCTGGCGGCAGGGGATCTCTCCGGCACCCCGCCGAACGTCATGCGCTTTAACCGGGAGATAGGTCAGCTTAGCGACAGCATTGCGACTATGCAGCACGGTCTGCAGCAGCTGGTGACGCAGGTGAGCCATGCCACCGCCACGATGGTGGAGAATATTGACACCCTTGCGCAGGGTAACCAGAAGCTGTATCAGCAGTCAGCGCGCCAGGCGAAAGAGCTTGAGGATGTGACGGCGCATATTGCGGCGCTGGAAAGCCATGTGGAAGGGAATACCGGCTATGCCAGGCTCGCCAGCTCGCGGGCCGATGAGGCGCGTCAGGCGGCCGTGGGCGGCGACCGAATGATGTCTACCGTGAATGCGTCTATGCAGGCGATCGTCGACCGATCTTCTGAGATGCGAGGGATCGTGGCGATGATCGACAGCGTGGCGTTTCAGACCAACATTCTGGCGCTGAATGCGGCCATCGAGGCGGCCCATGCCGGAAACCAGGGGCGCGGCTTTGCCGTCGTCGCCAGGGAAGTCGGGCTTTTGGCCAGAAAAAGCAGCCACTCGACGCAGACCATTCAGGAGCTGATCAACCGTTCGCTGCAGGGTATTGAAGACGGTTCCCGCGCCGTTAACCTGATGGAAGAAAATCTGCAGCAGGTCACCGGTCTGGTGGGCAATTTAAGCAGTTTGCTTAATGAGATCTCAACCGCCACGCTCAGCCAGGGAGACAGTATTCACCGGATGACGCGCCAGCTTCAGGCGCTGAATCAGGTCTCTCGTCAGACGGACCTGCTGGTCTCTGACGCCTCGGATGCCTCTGAGCGGCTGCAAAAGCAATCCGATCTTTTATTGCAGGCCG